Below is a genomic region from Miscanthus floridulus cultivar M001 chromosome 1, ASM1932011v1, whole genome shotgun sequence.
acataattttcctcctaaacttagctcccattcataatatactatccaccattcaaacaaaaataaaatgtgTGTCATTACCTtgcacgaggacgaggagggagggaggcggccggggaatggaagggaagggagggaggtggCAATGGAGGGCTGGGCGGGGGCCAGGCTGCCGGCGTGCTCGGCGGTGGGCTGGTGCGGGCagacgcgggcgcggcggcctggcggccttgctgctcgggcagtgGGACTGGCGGCgtcggttttattcggctctgccgcgccacggatcagggtgcggcagtgccgcgccaagatcggtggcgcggcatgcCCTGCCctgtcagcggtcagcgattccggttgccgccacgtcagccctctgctgcGCCAcaatgcatggcgcggcacaggcatttggccgcgccagggcaataggcgcggccaaaagtgttagtttttaaaaaaacccgaccgtgttagatttaaaattagttttcaaaaagtgttaaaattaaaaaaaaattatagtaGGAAGGGGCTGGACTGCCTGGACACGCTATTTACTGTCTCAAATAGTTCTCATTGGACCGTCCGGATATTCGGAAATAAGCGGTCAACCATGCATAAGCTCTTAGCAAAGATCAATTTTGTAGTACAACTCGCAGCGAGGCGCCATCCTGGCTGTGAAGCTCCGGCGAGGTCCTACCGCGCCCGCAGCATCCtccctcttccccttcctcccctccTGCCCCCGCTTTCTTCTCCAACTCTAGCAAGAACAGCCGCGACGCCCCCGCCCCGACCTAGCCCGGCTGCCTCCAGCGCCGCCAGGGCCCTGAAGCCACCCGGCCGCCGTCCCCACTGCCTGGCCTGCCTGCCTCCCCCCAAAACCCCTTCTAGACCCATCGGATTTGGAGAAGAAAAGAAGGGGAGGGGCCAGAGAGAAAGGGCGTTGAACTTACCCGACGCCGTCGAGGTCGTCGTCTCCGACGCCGACAAGGTCTCGACGAAACCCTAGCCGCGGGTGTGGGCACCGGTTGAGCGCGGGCGTGTCGGGCGCGTGGGAGTGGGGGCGCGGGTGTCGCCTGAATCTCAGGCGACCGAGATATAGGAGGTGTGGCAAAAATATAGTTGCAGTGTGTGGCACAATAACTTCTATACAGAAAGCATGAAACATTAATGACATATCGTTTCAATATTCAGCGGGTATAATGGTTGCCTTTACAGGGTGCTCTGGTCTTTTACCTTCGACACTATTTTCAGTTTTTCACCTTGAGATCTTAGAACGACTGGTCACAATGGAATCGAGGCAGAAACAACCCCTGAAATAATTTTTTATTCATTTGTGCTTCTACATGTCTCGCAAGCTGGATTTTCTTGTTCTAGCACGGGCGCATATATCGGTGCTGAATTCTTCTCTCTCCTTGTCTTAGCATCAATATTTATCACATTGTGAGTAGTCTAATATTATTGGATAGAGAAAGTAGGCTCAAATGGAAGTTTTGTTTGAGCTGAGTCATGTAACCTCAAAACATGTACCTTGATAAAAAAAGCGTAAATCTTTATAACTAAAATGCTCATATCGTAGTGGACGGATGTTATAAGTAAAATggggcatcatataagcacccaCGTCAAGTATAGGAAATAAAGCCAAATTAAACTATAATCTAGGGACAAGGGACTGAGCGCTCGCTGCAGCTTCTTGAAGCCGGCTGCTGCTGTTTTGGCTGCAAAAATAAACTAGACTATACTGCAGGTACTACAATAAGCTGCAGCCACAGCCAAATAATTACAGCCGAGCCGGTTAAAGACGTTATTAATGTCTTTAAAGAAAAGCTAGGGCTTCGAAAAAAATGGTTGCGGAAGAGTGCAAGACCAATTGCTTCTGGAAGAGCACTTTCTCCACGTGTGGACGAGAGACaccagagaagagagagagagagaggaaaagaaAAATGGAACTCCTCAAAGCCCTCACGCGAGGAGGCCTAGCAGCCCCCAAATACCAGAGAAGAGGCCGTTCTGAAGATTTGTTTTTGACGAACTGGGCCATTCTGACCTCTCAGCCCAACTTGGCCCGCTTACACCGTGCTCAGCCCGCTCATACCATCCCCAACCCTAAACCCAGCCGCTCACCCCATCGCAACCGCCGGATCCCCATCCGACGCCCAAGTGCCGAACCCCGTCATATACGCTTCGCCTCCGACGCCGCTCCCCCGAACCCTCCTAGCCCCAGAGCAGCCGCATCCACACCACCTGCCTCTCTCTCGTcccctggcggcggcggcaggatgGCGGCATCTACGGCGAGGACGGTGAAGGATGTCAACCCCCACGAGTTCGTCAAGGCCTACTCCGCCCACCTCAAGCGCTCCGGCAAGGTAACGGTGCCCGACTCGCCCCCTTCCCATCTGATTCGACGTTACAAAGAATGGTCGCGCACCACGGCAGGGCAGTCAGCGGAGACAAGCTTGTCGATTGCATCGGATTGCCGTTGCCCGAGCAGTTAGGAGCTGTCCTGTGATTACATGGATCCATCTCGCGTGTTACTGCATTGGTTATACCTGGCTTACTGTAGTTGGCCTCATGCTCCGTAGCATGTAAATAAGTCATCTTTTTTGTGGTATTGCGAACTGTATGACTGATGGCATAGGATGATCCTCAGCATACATGATACATGCGAGTTATAGGATGCAGTGGTGCAGGAAACAGGTTCACCTTTTATGTTGTGTGCCTTCTGAACATTTGATTTGTAGGTTGGAGTGCGATTCTCCCATAACTAACATCGAGTTTATTTCAATAGGCGTGGTTTATTTTATTCAAATCTAGATCGTCTGTGCAGAAAAGCCTGTTTGTAAAGTGGTTTTTGTTGTCTATATACATAGGTTTTAGGCAAATTTTAACTGTATGCTGAAAATTCCCTGACCACTCATCTATGCAGTCCCTGACCACACTAGATAAGGTGCGGATGTGTGATTTATTTTGTTTCTATCGATATCTGTCAAAGATAGTATGTGGTGAGCCTTGGATCTGTTCAGAATGAGGTATTCTGGAGTGAACCTTGGCTGTGTTAGAACGGAATGGGTCTTTAAGGATCCAAATCTTTAGTATTTAGGAAGTTGAACACTGATAACACCATTTATCACATGATGAAAAGTGGGCTGCTTACTATATTTGGCTCAGGTGCTGCTGCTATTATTGAGCTttcttttttattaggctatGGATTCAAAATCGTAGTTAGGAGAATGTGTTTGTGTTCTACGAGCATGCAATTAGTTTAGTGGTTAGGACAATGTTTTCTTCATTGCATCGGTTGTCCGGTATCGATAATAACTATATTCCTATGTTGGTATGTGTAATTCCTTATAAGTATCCTGTCTTCTGTTAGATGGAGCTCCCTGAGTGGGTTGACATTGTGAAGACTGCGAGGTTCAAGGAACTCCCACCGTATGACCCTGACTGGTACTACACCAGGGCTGGTGAGGGATCTTGTTTCTTCACCAAAATCATTTATAAACTTTTATTATCCAGATTTTGCACTTATATGGGATTTTTTTTCTCCTGCAGCATCCATTGCAAGGAAGATCTATCTGAGGCAAGGCATTGGTGTTGGTGGCTTCCAGAAGATTTATGGTGGCCGCCAGAGGAATGGCTCCCGCCCACCACACTTCTGCAAGAGCAGTGGTGCCATTTCACGCAACATCCTGCAGCAGCTACAGAAGATGGGCATCATTGATGTCGATCCCAAGGGGTAACTGAACTGCTATGTCCCTCTCTTGATAATAACTTTTCCTGGTCGTTGGAAGTTTGCTTATCGGACATCGTGTTGCAGCGGACGGCTCATCACCTCCCAGGGCAGGCGTGATCTGGACCAAGTGGCCGGAAGGGTTGCTGTTGAAGCTTGAGCAGTCTCATCTTCGGTTTCAATGATGTCATGTTTGATGGTTGAGATGGCTGCACTTTATTTGCACTTTTGGATTAGGATTTTTTAGTTCAGAGAACTTTAAGGTTT
It encodes:
- the LOC136495825 gene encoding small ribosomal subunit protein eS19, which translates into the protein MAASTARTVKDVNPHEFVKAYSAHLKRSGKMELPEWVDIVKTARFKELPPYDPDWYYTRAASIARKIYLRQGIGVGGFQKIYGGRQRNGSRPPHFCKSSGAISRNILQQLQKMGIIDVDPKGGRLITSQGRRDLDQVAGRVAVEA